The Nocardioides humi genome includes a region encoding these proteins:
- the cobA gene encoding uroporphyrinogen-III C-methyltransferase, protein MSDFPPYPSGLRLAGRRVLVVGGGHVAQRRVPQLIAVGADVHVVSPVVRPAIEGLVGSGEITWHERPFEDGDLDGAWYVIAVTDDRAVNDHISELCERQRVFCVRSDDATLGTAWTPAVGREAGITVAVVGNRDPRRSASVRDEIVAGLRDGTIAAPHHRDRTPGVTLVGGGPGDPELISIAGRKALMSADVVVADRLAPRELLGDLPSDVELVDVAKLPRGRSAMQEEINRVIVDRALAGKRVVRFKGGDNFVFGRGYEEIIACREAGVPVTVIPGLTSPVAVPGIAGIPVTHRGVTHEFTVVSGHLPPGHAESLVDYDALARMRGTVVVMMGVENAPHIATALVEGGRDTGTPVAVVCDGTMPTQRTVLATLGTLAERLAAEDVKPPAIIVVGDVVAIAHPDAFPG, encoded by the coding sequence GTGAGCGACTTCCCGCCGTACCCCTCCGGCCTGCGCCTGGCCGGGCGCCGCGTCCTCGTCGTGGGCGGTGGCCACGTCGCCCAGCGCCGCGTCCCGCAGCTGATCGCGGTCGGCGCCGACGTCCACGTGGTGTCGCCGGTGGTCAGGCCGGCCATCGAGGGCCTGGTCGGCTCCGGTGAGATCACCTGGCACGAGCGGCCGTTCGAGGACGGCGACCTGGACGGTGCCTGGTACGTCATCGCGGTGACCGACGACCGCGCCGTCAACGATCACATCTCGGAGCTCTGCGAGCGGCAGCGCGTGTTCTGCGTCCGCTCCGACGACGCGACCCTCGGCACGGCCTGGACCCCGGCGGTCGGTCGCGAGGCCGGCATCACCGTCGCCGTGGTGGGCAACCGTGACCCGCGGCGCTCCGCCTCGGTGCGCGACGAGATCGTCGCCGGGCTGCGCGACGGCACCATCGCCGCGCCCCACCACCGCGACCGAACGCCGGGTGTCACGCTCGTGGGCGGCGGTCCGGGCGACCCGGAGCTGATCTCGATCGCCGGCCGCAAGGCGCTGATGTCCGCCGACGTCGTGGTGGCGGACCGGCTGGCGCCGCGCGAGCTGCTGGGCGACCTGCCGAGCGACGTGGAGCTGGTGGACGTCGCGAAGCTGCCCCGCGGCCGCTCGGCCATGCAGGAGGAGATCAACCGCGTCATCGTCGACCGTGCCCTCGCCGGCAAGCGGGTGGTGCGCTTCAAGGGCGGCGACAACTTCGTCTTCGGCCGCGGCTACGAGGAGATCATCGCCTGCCGCGAGGCCGGCGTACCCGTCACCGTGATCCCCGGCCTCACCTCGCCCGTGGCCGTGCCCGGCATCGCCGGCATCCCGGTCACCCACCGCGGCGTCACGCACGAGTTCACCGTGGTGTCCGGCCACCTGCCGCCCGGCCATGCCGAGTCGCTGGTCGACTACGACGCGCTCGCCCGCATGCGGGGGACCGTCGTGGTGATGATGGGCGTCGAGAACGCGCCGCACATCGCCACCGCGCTGGTGGAAGGCGGCCGCGACACCGGCACCCCGGTCGCCGTCGTCTGCGACGGCACCATGCCGACCCAGCGGACCGTGCTCGCGACGCTCGGCACCCTCGCCGAACGCCTCGCCGCCGAGGACGTGAAGCCGCCCGCGATCATCGTGGTCGGCGACGTCGTCGCCATCGCCCACCCGGACGCCTTCCCGGGCTGA
- a CDS encoding YbhB/YbcL family Raf kinase inhibitor-like protein: MSLDRPVTPDPYALLPVVPSFAVTSADVTDGRPLKDDQVAAHGNTSPQLSWSGAPEGTKSYVVTCFDPDAPTPSGFWHWVLVDLPADVTSLDAGAGAEGASLPGNAFMCRNDGGPKAFMGAAPPEGDQVHRYYFVVHAVREETLGVDSDASAAVVSFNLAFKTLGRAIVTGTYQH, from the coding sequence ATGAGTCTCGATCGCCCGGTCACCCCGGACCCCTACGCCCTCCTCCCCGTCGTGCCCTCCTTCGCCGTCACCAGCGCCGACGTCACCGACGGCCGGCCGCTGAAGGACGACCAGGTCGCCGCCCACGGCAACACCTCGCCGCAGCTGTCGTGGTCGGGAGCGCCGGAGGGCACGAAGTCGTATGTCGTCACCTGCTTCGACCCCGACGCCCCGACCCCCAGCGGCTTCTGGCACTGGGTCCTGGTCGACCTCCCGGCCGACGTGACCTCGCTGGACGCCGGTGCGGGCGCCGAGGGCGCGTCGCTGCCCGGCAACGCGTTCATGTGCCGCAACGACGGCGGCCCGAAGGCGTTCATGGGCGCGGCGCCGCCCGAGGGCGACCAGGTGCACCGCTATTACTTCGTGGTGCACGCGGTCCGCGAGGAGACGCTCGGCGTGGACTCCGACGCCTCGGCCGCGGTCGTCTCCTTCAACCTGGCCTTCAAGACCCTCGGCCGCGCCATCGTGACGGGCACCTACCAGCACTGA